A genomic stretch from Mauremys mutica isolate MM-2020 ecotype Southern chromosome 18, ASM2049712v1, whole genome shotgun sequence includes:
- the ANGPTL2 gene encoding angiopoietin-related protein 2 has translation MMKAARLTCLLLIAVMEATASKTQEFESSDEGTEQEFIYMNRYKRSSDTQDKCTYTFIVPQQKVTGAICVNSKEPEVLLENRVNKQELELLNNELLKQKRQIETLQQLVEVDGGIVNEVKLLRKESRNMNSRVTQLYMQLLHEIIRKRDNALELSQLENKILNQTADMLQLANKYKDLEYKYQHLVTIANNQSIIIAQLEEHCQRMPSIKPIPQPPQPPNRMYQPPTYNRIINQIATNEIQSDQNLKVLPPNLPTMPPVTSSPTSTDKPSGPWKDCLQALEDGHDTSSIYLVKPENTNRLMQVWCDQRHDPGGWTVIQRRLDGSVNFFRNWDTYKQGFGNIDGEYWLGLENIYWLTNQGNYKLLVTMEDWSGRKVFAEYASFRLEPESEYYKLRLGRYNGNAGDSFTWHNGKQFTTLDRDHDVYTGNCAHYQKGGWWYNACAHSNLNGVWYRGGHYRSRYQDGVYWAEFRGGSYSLKKVVMMIRPNPNTFH, from the exons ATGATGAAGGCAGCAAGATTAACTTGTTTATTACTAATTGCAGTCATGGAAGCGACTGCTAGCAAGACACAGGAATTTGAAAGCAGTGATGAGGGCACAGAGCAAGAATTCATTTACATGAACAGGTATAAGCGGTCCAGTGACACACAGGACAAATGCACTTATACCTTTATTGTACCTCAGCAGAAAGTGACAGGTGCCATTTGTGTTAATTCAAAGGAACCTGAGGTTCTTCTTGAAAACCGAGTAAATAAACAAGAATTAGAGCTGCTTAACAATGAACTTCTAAAGCAAAAGAGACAAATAGAAACGCTTCAGCAACTGGTGGAGGTGGATGGTGGGATTGTTAATGAGGTTAAACTTTTACGAAAAGAAAGTCGGAATATGAACTCTCGTGTCACGCAACTTTATATGCAGCTGCTACATGAAATTATTCGAAAACGGGACAATGCATTAGAACTTTCCCAGCTTGAAAATAAGATATTGAACCAAACTGCTGATATGTTGCAACTTGCAAACAAATACAAGGACCTAGAGTACAAATATCAACATTTGGTGACAATTGCCAATAACCAGTCTATAATTATTGCACAGCTAGAAGAACATTGTCAAAGAATGCCATCCATTAAGCCAATACCCCAACCTCCCCAACCACCTAACAGAATGTATCAGCCTCCTACTTACAATCGCATTATTAACCAAATAGCTACCAATGAGATTCAAAGTGATCAGAATTTAAAGGTTCTACCACCTAATCTACCAACCATGCCACCAGTTACTAGCAGTCCAACTTCAACTGATAAACCATCTG GACCGTGGAAAGACTGTCTACAGGCATTAGAAGATGGCCATGACACCAGTTCCATCTACCTTGTGAAACCTGAAAATACAAATCGACTTATGCAggtctggtgtgaccaacgacaCGACCCTGGTGGCTGGACCGTCATTCAGAGACGACTCGATGGATCAGTCAACTTTTTCAGAAACTGGGATACTTACAAG CAAGGATTTGGTAACATAGATGGAGAGTACTGGCTGGGTTTAGAAAATATTTATTGGCTAACAAATCAAGGCAACTACaaactgcttgtaacaatggAAGACTGGTCAGGTCGAAAAGTATTTGCTGAATATGCCAGTTTCAGACTGGAGCCAGAGAGTGAATATTACAAGTTGAGACTGGGTCGTTACAATGGCAATGCTGGGGATTCTTTCACTTGGCACAACGGGAAGCAGTTCACCACACTGGATAGAGACCATGATGTATACACAG GTAACTGTGCTCATTATCAGAAAGGAGGATGGTGGTACAATGCCTGTGCTCACTCAAACCTCAATGGAGTCTGGTATCGGGGAGGACACTATCGTAGTCGATACCAGGATGGTGTTTACTGGGCTGAGTTCCGTGGCGGATCATATTCACTAAAGAAAGTTGTTATGATGATCAGGCCTAATCCCAACACATTCCACTGA